The Castor canadensis chromosome 8, mCasCan1.hap1v2, whole genome shotgun sequence genome contains a region encoding:
- the H1-2 gene encoding histone H1.2 has protein sequence MSETAPAAPAAAPPAEKTPVKKKAAKKPAGARRKTSGPPVSELITKAVAASKERSGVSLAALKKALAAAGYDVEKNNSRIKLGLKSLVSKGTLVQTKGTGASGSFKLNKKAASGEAKPKAKKTGVAKPKKPAGAAKKPKKATGAATPKKSAKKTPKKAKKPAAAAVTKKVAKSPKKAKVAKPKKVKSASKAVKPKAAKPKVAKPKKAAAKKK, from the coding sequence ATGTCGGAGACCGCTCCAGCTGCTCCTGCTGCCGCACCCCCGGCGGAGAAAACTCCAGTGAAGAAAAAGGCTGCCAAAAAGCCTGCTGGAGCGCGCCGTAAGACGTCTGGACCTCCTGTGTCCGAGCTCATCACCAAGGCTGTGGCTGCTTCTAAGGAGCGCAGCGGGGTGTCCCTGGCTGCGCTCAAGAAGGCGCTGGCAGCAGCGGGCTACGATGTGGAGAAAAACAACAGCCGCATCAAGCTTGGCCTCAAGAGTTTGGTGAGCAAAGGCACCCTGGTGCAGACCAAGGGCACTGGCGCCTCCGGCTCCTTCAAACTCAACAAGAAGGCGGCCTCTGGGGAAGCCAAGCCCAAAGCCAAGAAAACGGGTGTGGCCAAGCCCAAGAAGCCAGCAGGCGCGGCCAAGAAGCCTAAGAAGGCGACTGGCGCTGCTACGCCTAAGAAGAGCGCCAAGAAGACCCCGAAGAAGGCGAAGAAACCGGCGGCGGCTGCTGTAACCAAGAAAGTGGCCAAGAGTCCCAAGAAGGCTAAGGTTGCCAAGCCCAAGAAGGTCAAGAGCGCATCTAAGGCTGTTAAGCCTAAAGCTGCCAAGCCCAAGGTTGCTAAGCCCAAGAAAGCTGCAGCCAAGAAGAAGTAA
- the LOC109677311 gene encoding histone H3, with protein MARTKQTARKSTGGKAPRKQLATKAARKSAPATGGVKKPHRYRPGTVALREIRRYQKSTELLIRKLPFQRLVREIAQDFKTDLRFQSSAVMALQEASEAYLVGLFEDTNLCAIHAKRVTIMPKDIQLARRIRGERA; from the coding sequence ATGGCTCGTACCAAGCAGACGGCTCGCAAGTCCACCGGCGGCAAGGCGCCGCGCAAGCAGCTGGCCACCAAGGCCGCCCGCAAGAGCGCGCCGGCCACCGGCGGCGTGAAGAAGCCTCACCGCTACCGGCCCGGCACCGTGGCGCTGCGCGAGATCCGCCGCTACCAGAAGTCCACCGAGCTGCTGATCCGCAAACTGCCGTTCCAGCGCCTCGTGCGCGAGATCGCGCAGGACTTCAAGACCGACCTGCGCTTCCAGAGCTCGGCCGTCATGGCGCTGCAGGAGGCCAGCGAGGCCTACCTGGTGGGCCTGTTTGAGGACACCAACCTGTGCGCCATCCACGCCAAGCGAGTGACCATCATGCCCAAGGACATCCAGCTGGCCCGTCGGATTCGTGGAGAAAGGGCATAA
- the LOC109677535 gene encoding histone H2B type 1-B yields the protein MPEPSKSAPAPKKGSKKAITKAQKKDGKKRKRSRKESYSIYVYKVLKQVHPDTGISSKAMGIMNSFVNDIFERIAGEASRLAHYNKRSTITSREIQTAVRLLLPGELAKHAVSEGTKAVTKYTSSK from the coding sequence ATGCCAGAGCCCTCCAAGTCTGCTCCTGCTCCTAAGAAAGGGTCTAAGAAGGCCATCACAAAGGCGCAGAAAAAGGACGGCAAGAAGCGCAAGCGAAGCCGAAAAGAAAGCTATTCCATCTATGTATACAAGGTGCTGAAACAGGTCCACCCGGACACCGGCATCTCGTCCAAGGCCATGGGCATCATGAACTCGTTCGTCAACGACATCTTCGAGCGCATCGCGGGGGAGGCGTCTCGCCTGGCGCATTACAACAAGCGCTCGACCATCACGTCCCGGGAGATCCAGACGGCCGTGCGCCTGCTGCTGCCCGGGGAGCTGGCCAAGCACGCCGTGTCCGAGGGGACCAAGGCCGTCACCAAGTACACTAGCTCCAAGTAA